The proteins below come from a single Mycobacterium parmense genomic window:
- a CDS encoding L,D-transpeptidase, whose amino-acid sequence MDVVTTPSAPPPINRRVALATLGLGVFAPGLLAACAGTATKQAEKKEPPAPQLTYQPALNTPAADNVVPIAPISVQVSEGWFQHVTLTNSSGKAVAGTFNQDRTVYTTTEPLGYDSTYTWSGAAVGHNGKAVPVSGKFTTVSPTKKVGGQFQLADGQTVGVAAPVIIQFDSTISDKAAVEKALAVTTDPPVEGSWAWLPDESQGARVHWRPREYYPAGTTVNVDAKLYGLPFGDGAYGADDISLRIQIGRRQVVKAEVSSHRIQVVTDAGVIMDFPCSYGEADKARNVTRNGIHVVTEKYADFYMSNPAAGYTNAHERWAVRISNNGEFIHANPSSAGAQGNSNVTNGCINLSTGDAEEYYHSAIYGDPVEVTGSTIQLSYADGDIWDWAVDWDTWVAMSALPPPKAHAPSTQIPVTAPVTPTDAPTLSGTPTTTTTTSSSPVPSPGG is encoded by the coding sequence TTGGATGTCGTGACCACGCCCAGCGCCCCGCCGCCGATCAACCGGCGCGTGGCTTTGGCGACCCTCGGCCTGGGCGTTTTCGCCCCGGGCCTGCTGGCCGCGTGCGCGGGCACCGCGACGAAACAGGCCGAGAAGAAGGAGCCGCCGGCGCCGCAGCTGACCTACCAGCCGGCCCTGAACACCCCGGCGGCCGACAACGTGGTGCCGATCGCGCCCATCAGCGTCCAGGTCAGCGAAGGCTGGTTCCAGCACGTCACGCTGACGAACTCGTCCGGCAAGGCGGTTGCCGGCACGTTCAACCAGGACCGCACGGTCTACACGACCACCGAGCCGCTGGGCTACGACTCCACCTACACGTGGAGCGGCGCGGCGGTCGGCCACAACGGCAAGGCCGTGCCCGTGTCCGGGAAGTTCACCACCGTCTCGCCCACCAAGAAGGTCGGTGGGCAGTTCCAGCTGGCCGACGGTCAGACCGTCGGGGTGGCCGCGCCGGTGATCATCCAGTTCGATTCGACCATCAGCGACAAGGCCGCCGTCGAGAAGGCGCTCGCCGTCACCACCGACCCGCCGGTCGAGGGCAGCTGGGCCTGGCTGCCCGACGAGTCGCAGGGGGCCCGGGTGCACTGGCGGCCGCGCGAGTACTACCCGGCCGGGACCACGGTGAACGTCGACGCCAAGCTGTACGGGCTGCCGTTCGGCGACGGCGCTTACGGAGCCGACGACATCTCGCTGCGCATTCAGATCGGCCGGCGGCAGGTGGTGAAGGCGGAGGTGTCGTCGCACCGGATCCAGGTCGTCACCGACGCGGGCGTCATCATGGACTTCCCGTGCAGCTACGGCGAGGCCGACAAGGCCCGCAACGTCACGCGCAACGGCATCCACGTGGTCACCGAGAAGTACGCCGACTTCTACATGTCCAACCCGGCCGCCGGCTACACCAACGCCCACGAACGGTGGGCGGTGCGGATCTCCAACAACGGCGAATTCATCCACGCCAACCCGTCGAGTGCGGGCGCGCAGGGCAACAGCAACGTCACCAACGGCTGCATCAACCTCTCGACAGGCGACGCCGAGGAGTACTACCACTCCGCGATCTACGGTGACCCGGTCGAGGTGACCGGCAGCACCATCCAGCTGTCCTACGCCGACGGCGACATCTGGGACTGGGCCGTGGACTGGGACACCTGGGTCGCGATGTCGGCGCTGCCGCCGCCGAAGGCGCACGCGCCGTCGACTCAGATCCCCGTCACCGCGCCGGTCACCCCGACGGACGCGCCGACGCTGTCGGGCACGCCGACCACGACGACGACCACCTCTTCGAGCCCGGTGCCTAGCCCCGGCGGTTGA
- a CDS encoding UDP-N-acetylmuramate dehydrogenase: MRPSAAGRLHAGAQVAEQAPLAPLTTLRIGPVARRLITCTSTDHVIAVLRELDGRDDGVDEAVLVFAGGSNVVLADSLTGVTAVRLANGGITVDGNLLRAEAGAVWDDVVVRSIEHGLGGLECLSGIPGSAGATPVQNVGAYGAEVSDCITRVRVLERDSGTVRWVPGSELEFGYRTSIFKHGEAVGLGPARVVLEVEFALDAAGRSAPLRYGELADALDVSAGERAEPRAVREAVLRLRGRKGMVLDAADHDTWSVGSFFTNPVVAPDVCERLADTIDGPVPHYPAPDGVKLAAGWLVERAGFAKGYPEPDPGGLEARCRLSTKHALALTNRGGANTEDVLALARLIRTRVHDVFGITLQPEPVLLGCRL; encoded by the coding sequence ATGAGACCCAGCGCTGCCGGTCGGCTTCACGCCGGCGCGCAGGTCGCCGAGCAGGCGCCGCTGGCGCCGTTGACGACCCTGCGGATCGGACCCGTGGCGCGGCGGCTCATCACGTGCACCAGCACCGATCACGTCATCGCCGTGCTGCGGGAGCTGGACGGGCGCGACGACGGCGTGGACGAGGCCGTTCTGGTGTTCGCCGGCGGTTCGAATGTGGTGCTCGCCGACTCCCTGACCGGCGTGACCGCCGTGCGGCTGGCCAACGGCGGCATCACCGTCGACGGCAACCTGCTGCGCGCGGAGGCGGGTGCGGTGTGGGACGACGTGGTGGTCCGCAGCATCGAGCACGGCTTGGGGGGGCTGGAGTGCCTGTCCGGCATCCCCGGTTCGGCCGGGGCCACCCCGGTGCAGAACGTCGGGGCGTACGGGGCTGAGGTGTCCGACTGCATCACCCGGGTCCGGGTGCTGGAGCGCGACAGCGGCACGGTGCGCTGGGTACCGGGCAGCGAGCTCGAATTCGGTTATCGGACAAGCATTTTCAAGCACGGCGAGGCCGTCGGGCTGGGACCGGCCCGGGTGGTGCTGGAAGTGGAGTTCGCGCTGGACGCCGCGGGCCGCAGCGCGCCGCTGCGCTATGGGGAGCTGGCAGATGCGCTCGACGTGAGCGCGGGGGAGCGCGCCGAGCCACGGGCGGTCCGCGAAGCGGTGCTGAGGTTGCGCGGCCGCAAGGGCATGGTGCTGGACGCGGCCGATCACGACACGTGGAGTGTGGGCTCGTTCTTCACCAATCCGGTGGTCGCCCCGGACGTCTGCGAGCGGCTGGCGGACACGATCGACGGTCCGGTGCCGCACTATCCGGCCCCGGACGGCGTCAAGCTGGCCGCCGGCTGGCTCGTGGAGCGGGCGGGCTTCGCCAAGGGATATCCCGAGCCGGATCCCGGCGGTCTCGAAGCCCGCTGTCGGCTGTCCACCAAGCATGCGCTGGCGCTCACCAACCGCGGCGGCGCGAACACCGAGGACGTGCTCGCTCTGGCCCGGTTGATCCGGACCCGGGTGCATGACGTGTTTGGTATCACACTGCAGCCGGAACCGGTCCTGCTCGGCTGCAGGCTGTAG
- a CDS encoding SDR family oxidoreductase, whose protein sequence is MVAIGRNERVAVVTGASSGIGEATARTLAAQGFHVVAVARRAQRIQALADEIGGTAIVADVTDDAAVDSLSAALGRVDVLVNNAGGARGLEFVADADLEHWRWMWETNVLGTLRVTRALLPRLIDSGDGLIVTVTSIAALETYDGGAGYTAAKHAQGALHRTLRGELLGKPVRLTEIAPGAVETEFSLVRFDGDEKRADDVYTGITPLTAGDIAEVIGFVASRPSHVDLDLVVIRPRDQASASRFNRRG, encoded by the coding sequence ATGGTTGCAATTGGCAGGAATGAACGCGTCGCCGTGGTCACCGGTGCGAGTTCCGGAATCGGCGAGGCGACCGCGAGAACCCTTGCCGCACAGGGCTTTCACGTGGTCGCGGTGGCGCGGCGCGCACAGCGCATCCAGGCGCTGGCCGACGAGATCGGCGGCACCGCGATTGTGGCGGATGTCACAGACGACGCCGCGGTCGACTCCCTGTCGGCCGCGTTGGGGCGGGTCGACGTGCTGGTCAACAACGCCGGGGGCGCACGGGGCCTGGAATTCGTTGCCGACGCCGACCTCGAGCACTGGCGGTGGATGTGGGAGACCAATGTGCTGGGCACGCTGCGGGTCACCCGCGCGCTGCTGCCACGGCTGATCGACTCCGGCGACGGGCTGATCGTCACCGTCACCTCGATCGCGGCGCTGGAAACCTACGACGGCGGCGCCGGGTACACGGCGGCCAAGCATGCCCAGGGCGCGCTGCACCGCACGCTGCGCGGCGAGTTGCTGGGAAAACCGGTGCGGCTCACCGAGATCGCGCCCGGTGCGGTCGAGACCGAGTTCTCGCTGGTGCGATTCGACGGCGACGAAAAGCGCGCGGACGACGTCTATACCGGCATCACCCCGCTGACGGCGGGCGACATCGCCGAGGTGATCGGATTCGTGGCCTCCCGGCCCTCGCACGTCGACCTGGACTTGGTTGTCATCCGGCCCCGCGACCAGGCCAGCGCGTCCCGGTTCAACCGCCGGGGCTAG